A stretch of Acidobacteriota bacterium DNA encodes these proteins:
- the sugE gene encoding quaternary ammonium compound efflux SMR transporter SugE, which yields MPWVILFLAGLLEVAWAVGLKYTEGFSRPVPSLLTGLALVASVWLLALSVRTLPIGTAYAVWTGIGAVGTVIVGILKFGESASVFRITCVGLIVIGLIGLKFAPGSR from the coding sequence ATGCCGTGGGTGATCCTGTTTCTGGCCGGGCTGCTTGAGGTGGCCTGGGCAGTCGGGTTGAAGTACACGGAAGGATTTTCACGGCCTGTACCGTCGCTCCTGACAGGACTCGCGCTTGTGGCCAGCGTCTGGCTGCTGGCGCTGTCTGTCCGGACCCTTCCCATCGGCACCGCCTACGCGGTGTGGACGGGGATCGGGGCCGTGGGCACGGTGATCGTCGGCATCCTGAAGTTCGGGGAGTCGGCCTCGGTGTTTAGAATTACGTGTGTGGGACTGATCGTCATCGGGCTGATCGGTTTGAAGTTCGCTCCAGGCAGCCGCTGA
- a CDS encoding aspartyl protease family protein: MFHAMRGLARGSLAMILLTLTVSAQEPVSQETQLAKADTLMSRLQYEEAYVAYRAVRQSDEALTRVKAGTGMVRALLRLSLFAEAAKEGAAVAERDGNLAPALALHGDSLWASGLFDEAENRYEAALAVDAGDPTALHGRGRSHASRRRFDSALADVRRAISSSPKEPAFHYTLAAILEETRQFRPAADALDRYLDLIPSRDESEMAKWAAAQSAFLRSFDDRVPYEVISRRESYTIPFRVVDNRLLVSGRVNGNTPVEFALDTGTDQTTLTPAIAARAGVRPTLTLQTAGVGSFGVGFRVLQVARIDEFLIGDFRIRNIPGLIKSPTLTEIPRQEGAGFSPLALGFSMEIDYERGVLTMSRRFAEADFPTRLPLRMQRLATVRGTLNRNTPASFILDTGGTAVSVSRKVASRLPLAPDTRLVPVRVFGTSGWDRGAFLLPFVDLELAPGVGTSQRSVAVLNLDAPSALLGYEMGGIIGHEFLRHYLVRIDLERGEVGLRPIR, translated from the coding sequence ATGTTTCACGCCATGAGAGGCTTGGCGCGAGGTTCGCTCGCGATGATCCTCCTGACGCTGACGGTGTCAGCCCAGGAACCGGTTTCCCAGGAAACCCAGCTCGCCAAGGCCGACACCCTGATGTCGCGCCTCCAGTATGAAGAAGCCTATGTGGCGTACCGCGCGGTGCGCCAAAGCGACGAAGCCCTGACGAGGGTCAAGGCCGGCACCGGCATGGTGCGGGCCCTGCTCAGGTTGAGTCTGTTTGCCGAGGCGGCCAAAGAAGGCGCCGCCGTCGCCGAGCGTGACGGCAACCTGGCGCCGGCTCTGGCCCTGCACGGCGACTCGCTGTGGGCGTCGGGCCTGTTTGATGAGGCCGAAAACCGTTATGAAGCCGCGCTGGCCGTGGATGCCGGCGACCCCACCGCGTTGCACGGCCGTGGGCGCTCCCATGCCTCCCGCCGCCGGTTTGATTCGGCGCTCGCCGATGTGCGCCGGGCCATCAGCTCTTCTCCAAAAGAGCCGGCGTTTCACTACACCCTGGCCGCGATTCTGGAAGAGACCCGTCAGTTCCGGCCGGCGGCCGATGCGCTCGATCGGTATCTCGATCTGATTCCGTCACGCGACGAAAGCGAGATGGCGAAGTGGGCTGCCGCCCAGTCGGCATTCCTCCGCAGCTTTGACGACCGGGTGCCGTACGAGGTCATCAGCCGGCGTGAGAGCTACACCATTCCGTTCCGGGTGGTGGACAACCGGCTCCTCGTCAGCGGCCGCGTCAACGGGAACACGCCGGTGGAGTTTGCGCTCGACACCGGTACCGACCAGACCACGCTCACGCCGGCCATCGCCGCGCGCGCCGGCGTTCGGCCAACCCTCACGCTGCAGACGGCCGGCGTCGGCAGCTTCGGTGTGGGTTTCCGCGTGCTGCAGGTCGCGCGGATCGATGAATTCCTCATCGGCGACTTTCGCATCCGCAACATCCCCGGCCTCATCAAGAGCCCCACACTGACCGAGATTCCGCGGCAGGAGGGCGCCGGATTTTCGCCGCTCGCCCTGGGCTTCTCCATGGAGATTGACTACGAGCGCGGCGTGCTGACCATGTCGCGGCGTTTTGCCGAGGCCGACTTCCCGACGCGCCTGCCCCTGCGGATGCAGCGCCTCGCGACGGTGCGCGGCACCCTGAACCGCAACACGCCGGCCAGTTTCATTCTGGACACCGGTGGCACCGCGGTCTCCGTCAGCCGGAAGGTGGCCAGCCGGCTGCCCTTGGCCCCCGACACGCGTCTGGTGCCGGTGCGGGTGTTCGGCACGTCAGGATGGGATCGCGGCGCGTTCCTGCTGCCGTTTGTGGATCTTGAACTCGCGCCCGGCGTGGGAACCTCCCAGCGATCCGTCGCGGTGTTGAACCTTGATGCGCCCAGTGCCCTGCTCGGCTACGAAATGGGCGGCATCATCGGGCACGAATTCCTCAGGCACTACCTCGTGCGCATCGACCTCGAGCGCGGCGAAGTGGGCCTGCGGCCGATCCGCTAG
- the surE gene encoding 5'/3'-nucleotidase SurE, with amino-acid sequence MTRILVTNDDGHLSPGIHALADALRPLGDVVIVAPQTEASAVGHALTLRRPLRVEQFGEGVYAVDGTPTDCVNIAIDQILTHKPDLIVSGINKGFNIGDDVTYSGTVAGALEGALLGFQAIAVSQQFTREEWDFTAAASFAAQLAEALLRQPMPGRTFLNVNVPMGEIKGIRSTVQARRNHITKVARRLDPRQRPYFWIEEASDDWDLDEASDHHAVNHGYISVTPLQPDLTDHTAIELVKALI; translated from the coding sequence ATGACACGCATCCTTGTAACCAACGACGACGGCCACCTTTCTCCCGGAATTCACGCACTTGCCGATGCCCTTCGCCCCCTCGGCGATGTGGTCATCGTCGCACCCCAAACCGAAGCCAGCGCCGTGGGGCACGCACTGACGTTGCGTCGTCCGCTTCGGGTGGAGCAGTTTGGTGAAGGGGTGTACGCGGTGGATGGGACGCCCACCGACTGTGTAAATATCGCCATCGACCAAATCCTCACGCACAAGCCGGACCTCATCGTGTCGGGGATCAACAAGGGGTTCAACATTGGCGACGACGTGACGTATTCGGGCACGGTGGCCGGGGCGCTGGAAGGGGCGTTGCTCGGGTTCCAGGCGATTGCAGTGTCGCAGCAGTTCACGCGTGAGGAATGGGATTTCACGGCCGCGGCGTCGTTTGCCGCCCAACTGGCCGAGGCGCTGCTCAGGCAGCCGATGCCGGGCCGTACGTTCCTGAACGTCAACGTGCCGATGGGGGAGATCAAGGGCATCCGGTCCACGGTGCAGGCCCGGCGCAATCACATCACGAAGGTGGCACGGCGCCTGGACCCCCGGCAGCGCCCGTATTTCTGGATCGAAGAGGCGTCCGACGACTGGGATTTGGACGAGGCCTCCGACCACCACGCGGTCAACCATGGCTACATTTCCGTGACCCCGCTGCAGCCTGATTTGACCGACCATACGGCCATTGAACTGGTGAAGGCGCTCATTTAG
- a CDS encoding PRC-barrel domain-containing protein has protein sequence MLRKISELRGYAIQAVDGMVGKASDFYFDDEHWTIRYLVIDTGTWLSDRKVLISPAAVGPPTWAGDMLPLSLSKAEVQNSPDIDTRKPVSRQQEAVYFGTGAHPRYRGGDGLWGMGAYPGLLTTEQRFDAVMRDGRQYAGRRTSDDIHLRSCGSVTGHRIHATDGDLGHVEDFLIDERTWAIHYLIVATGNWWGSRQVLIPPTWVERVNWSDATVSVGLTRQAVMAAPPYDSTLHGDRAASF, from the coding sequence ATGTTGCGCAAGATCAGCGAGCTCCGCGGTTACGCGATCCAAGCCGTTGATGGCATGGTGGGCAAGGCCTCCGATTTCTACTTCGACGACGAGCACTGGACAATTCGATACCTCGTGATCGATACCGGCACATGGCTCTCGGACCGGAAAGTACTCATCTCGCCGGCCGCCGTCGGGCCTCCCACTTGGGCCGGCGATATGCTGCCGCTCTCGCTCTCGAAAGCAGAAGTCCAGAACAGTCCGGATATCGATACAAGGAAGCCCGTGTCACGCCAGCAGGAGGCCGTCTACTTCGGCACGGGCGCACATCCCCGTTACCGGGGCGGCGATGGGCTGTGGGGTATGGGTGCGTATCCGGGTCTTTTGACAACCGAGCAGCGGTTCGATGCGGTCATGAGGGACGGCCGGCAGTACGCGGGTCGGCGAACGTCCGACGACATTCATCTGCGCAGTTGCGGCTCCGTCACCGGACATCGCATCCACGCGACCGATGGCGATCTCGGCCACGTCGAGGACTTCCTCATCGACGAGCGCACGTGGGCGATCCACTACCTGATTGTGGCCACCGGTAATTGGTGGGGAAGCCGGCAGGTGCTCATTCCGCCCACCTGGGTCGAACGAGTGAATTGGTCTGATGCGACGGTGTCAGTGGGGTTGACCCGACAGGCCGTCATGGCCGCTCCACCCTACGACTCCACCCTGCACGGGGATCGCGCGGCGTCTTTCTGA
- a CDS encoding DUF2339 domain-containing protein, with the protein MVVLVVLGLVGLTVWMTRLAARLNVLELQIKQVEKNSRADFAEGSAVRALTARVAQLEARLRPDAPATAAPAVDTAVPLAAPVVSAPTQPPVSAQPAPAVEPAVPLLPAALGTRPPYEAPSSPLPAAPPTDDAWEMTVGGNWLNKVGVLVFVIGLALLVGYSMTHVGPAGRIAIGFIVSLTLLTGGVVMERRADYRNYAYGLIAGGWAGVYFTTYAMRAVEAARVLDSDAVALTLLLVVAAGMVWHSLRYQSQQVTALAYVVAFTTLALTPLRGFALVASVPLALSVIVVAQRFVWPGVQVLGIVCTYGLYVLRSRAFGFGELDVMTFTPYAALAVYWLVFEAADLLALSRRAKDGPPPAPIFLLNAAGLVGGGLLQLPMDSPMPLSTFLAVSGVAYLASAIVRARLAGPAAAGDDALDTAVRGSYQGASALSALFVAWAIELRFTGSQTTLALLMQAELLFLSGIILRDWLIRGLGSAVAILATIHAIDAIGRVGFTDAAPAWPTQAAAGVAVLTAVLWYANREGLRARGIRMLWHEWAYTPAATYLVVLVARAKIADGYSALAVLAFAWLLLEAGLRRGREYRYQSYLVGGASALVLLGWFTGQAFFDTTPTTREAWWILGAGCRAGACRAWRMAPGRDASVPFRRERVIAAAAAGAFGSAFVVVLEWVVIDPEYLGAAWAATAVVLGALGLWRRVSGLRWQAYPLLMMALLWVIGPVLNTESATRTQLASALGVILVLYAVSLVVRRAIAQATKAVADVEDAVRIALSVIATVALVALVYNEVRPTLITLTWGLQAATLLVVGFPARERLMRLSGLAVLLACIARLFLFDLPQLEELARIISFVALGAVLLAVSWIYTRYRARIQKFL; encoded by the coding sequence GTGGTCGTACTCGTCGTGCTCGGGTTGGTGGGGCTGACTGTCTGGATGACCAGACTGGCCGCCCGTCTCAACGTCCTCGAACTCCAGATCAAGCAAGTTGAAAAAAACAGTCGCGCTGACTTTGCCGAGGGCTCGGCCGTCCGCGCTCTGACCGCGCGGGTTGCGCAGCTGGAAGCGCGCTTGAGGCCGGATGCGCCGGCGACCGCAGCGCCCGCAGTCGACACCGCGGTGCCCCTCGCCGCGCCAGTTGTCAGTGCACCCACTCAGCCGCCGGTGAGTGCGCAGCCTGCCCCGGCGGTGGAGCCGGCAGTCCCGCTGTTGCCGGCGGCCCTGGGAACCAGGCCGCCCTACGAGGCCCCGTCTTCGCCGCTTCCGGCAGCGCCGCCAACAGACGACGCGTGGGAGATGACGGTCGGTGGGAACTGGCTGAACAAAGTGGGCGTGCTCGTCTTTGTGATCGGCCTGGCGCTCCTGGTCGGGTACTCGATGACGCATGTGGGGCCGGCCGGACGTATCGCGATCGGCTTCATCGTGAGCCTGACCCTATTGACGGGCGGAGTCGTGATGGAGCGGCGGGCCGACTATCGCAACTACGCCTATGGGCTCATTGCCGGTGGATGGGCCGGTGTGTATTTCACGACCTACGCCATGCGCGCGGTCGAAGCCGCTCGTGTGCTTGACAGTGACGCTGTCGCGCTCACCTTGTTGCTGGTGGTGGCCGCGGGCATGGTGTGGCATTCGCTGCGATACCAATCGCAGCAGGTCACCGCGCTTGCGTACGTTGTGGCGTTCACGACATTGGCGCTGACGCCGCTCCGAGGCTTTGCTCTGGTGGCGTCGGTGCCCCTCGCGCTGTCGGTGATCGTGGTGGCGCAGCGGTTCGTGTGGCCCGGAGTGCAAGTTCTGGGAATCGTGTGCACATACGGGCTGTATGTACTGCGCAGCCGGGCCTTCGGCTTTGGCGAACTGGACGTCATGACGTTCACGCCGTACGCGGCGCTCGCGGTGTACTGGCTGGTGTTTGAAGCCGCCGATCTGCTTGCGCTCAGCAGGCGTGCGAAGGATGGACCGCCGCCTGCGCCGATCTTCCTGCTCAACGCGGCTGGACTGGTAGGGGGAGGGCTGCTGCAACTCCCCATGGATAGTCCCATGCCGCTCTCAACATTCCTGGCGGTGAGCGGTGTCGCGTATCTCGCCAGTGCGATCGTGCGCGCGCGCCTGGCGGGGCCGGCTGCGGCGGGAGACGACGCGCTCGACACCGCCGTGCGCGGTTCGTACCAGGGCGCGTCGGCGTTGTCGGCGCTCTTCGTCGCCTGGGCCATTGAGCTGCGGTTCACCGGATCGCAGACGACGTTGGCTCTCCTGATGCAGGCTGAGCTGCTGTTCCTGTCGGGGATCATCCTGCGCGACTGGCTGATACGTGGCCTGGGATCCGCTGTGGCGATTCTCGCCACCATTCATGCGATTGATGCCATTGGCCGGGTGGGCTTCACTGACGCGGCGCCGGCATGGCCCACGCAGGCGGCTGCCGGTGTGGCTGTGCTGACCGCCGTGTTGTGGTACGCGAATCGGGAAGGGCTGCGTGCGCGCGGCATCCGGATGCTCTGGCATGAGTGGGCCTACACGCCCGCGGCGACGTATCTTGTGGTGCTTGTCGCGCGCGCAAAGATCGCCGATGGATACTCGGCGCTCGCCGTCCTGGCGTTTGCATGGTTGTTGCTGGAGGCCGGTCTGCGCCGCGGCCGCGAGTACCGCTATCAGTCGTACCTTGTTGGTGGCGCCAGCGCACTGGTGCTGCTGGGCTGGTTCACCGGCCAGGCATTTTTTGATACCACGCCGACCACTCGGGAGGCCTGGTGGATTCTCGGGGCCGGCTGCCGTGCTGGCGCATGCCGGGCGTGGCGCATGGCGCCAGGGCGAGATGCGTCCGTGCCGTTTCGCCGCGAACGCGTCATTGCCGCCGCCGCGGCGGGCGCGTTCGGCTCCGCGTTTGTGGTGGTGCTTGAGTGGGTCGTGATCGATCCGGAGTATCTGGGCGCCGCGTGGGCCGCCACCGCCGTGGTACTCGGCGCGCTGGGGTTGTGGCGCCGGGTCAGTGGCCTGCGGTGGCAGGCGTACCCGTTGCTCATGATGGCCCTGCTGTGGGTGATTGGCCCGGTCCTCAATACGGAAAGCGCCACGCGGACCCAACTGGCGTCCGCCCTGGGCGTCATCCTGGTGCTGTATGCCGTGAGCCTCGTCGTGCGGCGGGCCATCGCTCAGGCGACGAAGGCGGTTGCCGATGTGGAAGATGCGGTGCGCATCGCGCTGTCGGTCATCGCCACGGTCGCGCTGGTGGCGCTTGTCTACAACGAAGTGCGTCCGACGCTCATCACCCTGACGTGGGGATTGCAGGCGGCCACGCTGCTCGTGGTCGGATTCCCCGCTCGCGAGCGACTGATGCGCCTCTCTGGGCTCGCGGTGCTGCTCGCCTGCATCGCCCGGTTGTTCCTCTTCGATCTGCCGCAACTCGAGGAACTGGCGCGCATCATTTCGTTCGTGGCGCTGGGTGCGGTACTGCTGGCGGTCTCGTGGATCTACACGCGGTATCGCGCCCGGATCCAGAAGTTCCTGTAA
- a CDS encoding glycosyl hydrolase, with protein sequence MKKNWQSGAGVILGALAFVAVVATPLARAPQAADPNVTVDPSILSTMQFRHLSVFSRGGRSTAVAGVPSNPSLFYMGSTGGGVWQTNDSGVSWRNISDGFFEAGSIGAIDVSLSDPNVIYVGTGSACPRGNVSPGVGMYKSTDAGKTWSHIGLRSAGTIGRVRIHPTNPNLVYVAVLGNLFAPSKERGVYRSKDGGATWEQVHAISDRTGAVDLTMDPKNPDVLIAAMWTTERKPWTIESGSTEGGMFRTTNGGDTWTKLGGGLPDKVMVGRIGVAISGADPKRVYAQVEAGNDLGGVYISNDGGITWTPGFKGRAQQQRAWYYTHIVADPVDVDTVYGLNVGASKSTDGGKTFGNAGINSHSDYHDMWINPTNNKIIIVGNDGGGAITTGQGWSQQENQPTSEIYRLTVDNRYPYWVYGAQQDNSTVAVPSQGNEATYGVGGGESGYIAVDPRDHGIVYAGNYGGAISRTNTRMGMSESVRVYADSQTGQRAADMKYRFQWNAPILISPHTPDTVYTTSQVVHRTRDGGMNWDVISPDLTRNDKRRQQYSGGEGITRDNTGVEVCATIFAFEESPTTPGLLWTGSDDGLVHVSRDNGKSWNNVTPANWPEGTINAIAPSSHAPGRALVAMQRYRMGDFAPYLYLTDDYGRTWKRIADGTNGIPNWHFTRAIIEDPKKKGLLYAGTEFGLYVSFNDGVNWQRFQQNLPVTPVTDLMVYRNDLVVTTQGRGFWIMDNMAPVQSVAAGMASAPAAILFKPEDGFRQGGRLPSFQYWFREKPTAPVEITVTDAAGTVVHSTSAQPADRPAPTVAAAAPAGGRGARGGGGGVVAAVVAVAVPAAALPQRDIRV encoded by the coding sequence ATGAAGAAAAATTGGCAATCGGGTGCGGGTGTCATTCTGGGGGCGTTGGCATTTGTTGCCGTGGTCGCCACGCCGCTCGCGCGCGCGCCGCAGGCTGCAGATCCCAATGTCACGGTGGATCCGTCAATCCTGAGCACGATGCAGTTCCGCCACCTGAGCGTGTTCAGCCGCGGCGGACGTTCAACGGCCGTGGCCGGTGTGCCGTCGAACCCGTCGCTCTTTTACATGGGCTCGACCGGCGGCGGCGTCTGGCAGACGAACGACTCGGGCGTCAGCTGGCGCAATATTTCAGACGGCTTCTTCGAAGCGGGGTCGATTGGCGCCATCGATGTGTCGTTGTCCGACCCGAACGTCATCTACGTCGGCACCGGGTCGGCGTGCCCGCGCGGCAACGTCTCGCCCGGTGTGGGCATGTATAAGTCCACCGACGCCGGCAAGACCTGGAGCCACATCGGCCTGCGCAGCGCCGGCACGATCGGCCGCGTGAGAATTCACCCGACCAATCCGAACCTGGTCTACGTCGCCGTCCTGGGCAATCTGTTTGCGCCCAGCAAGGAACGCGGCGTCTACCGCTCGAAGGACGGCGGCGCCACGTGGGAACAGGTGCACGCCATCAGCGACCGCACGGGCGCGGTTGATTTGACGATGGATCCCAAGAATCCGGACGTGTTGATCGCGGCGATGTGGACCACCGAGCGCAAGCCGTGGACCATCGAGTCGGGCAGCACCGAGGGCGGCATGTTCCGCACCACGAACGGCGGCGACACGTGGACGAAGCTCGGCGGCGGCCTCCCCGACAAAGTGATGGTGGGCCGAATCGGCGTCGCGATTTCCGGCGCGGATCCCAAGCGCGTGTATGCGCAGGTGGAAGCGGGTAACGACCTGGGCGGCGTCTATATCTCGAACGACGGCGGCATCACCTGGACGCCGGGCTTCAAGGGCCGCGCCCAGCAGCAGCGCGCGTGGTACTACACTCACATCGTGGCAGACCCCGTGGATGTGGACACGGTCTACGGTCTCAATGTCGGCGCGTCGAAGTCCACGGACGGCGGCAAGACGTTCGGCAATGCGGGCATCAACTCGCATAGCGACTACCACGACATGTGGATTAACCCGACCAACAACAAGATCATCATCGTCGGCAATGACGGCGGCGGCGCCATCACCACCGGGCAGGGTTGGTCGCAGCAGGAGAATCAGCCAACGTCGGAGATCTACCGGCTGACAGTGGACAACCGGTATCCCTACTGGGTGTACGGCGCGCAGCAGGACAACAGCACGGTGGCCGTGCCGAGCCAGGGGAACGAAGCCACGTATGGTGTGGGCGGCGGCGAGAGCGGCTACATCGCCGTGGACCCCCGTGACCACGGCATCGTTTATGCCGGCAACTACGGCGGCGCGATCTCCCGCACGAACACACGGATGGGCATGAGCGAATCGGTGCGTGTCTACGCCGACTCGCAGACGGGCCAGCGCGCAGCCGACATGAAGTACCGCTTCCAGTGGAACGCGCCGATTCTGATTTCGCCGCACACGCCCGACACGGTGTACACGACGTCGCAGGTGGTGCATCGCACACGCGACGGCGGCATGAACTGGGATGTGATCAGCCCCGATCTGACGCGCAACGACAAGCGGCGTCAGCAGTACTCGGGCGGCGAGGGAATCACACGCGACAACACCGGTGTTGAGGTGTGCGCCACCATCTTCGCGTTCGAGGAGTCACCAACGACGCCAGGGCTGCTCTGGACAGGAAGCGACGACGGCCTGGTGCACGTGTCGCGTGACAACGGCAAGTCGTGGAACAACGTGACGCCGGCCAATTGGCCTGAAGGGACGATCAACGCGATTGCCCCGTCGTCTCACGCGCCCGGCCGCGCTCTTGTGGCGATGCAGCGGTATCGCATGGGCGACTTTGCGCCGTATCTCTACCTGACCGACGACTACGGCCGGACATGGAAGCGCATCGCGGACGGGACGAACGGGATTCCGAACTGGCATTTCACGCGGGCGATTATCGAAGACCCGAAGAAGAAGGGCCTGCTCTACGCCGGCACCGAGTTTGGTTTGTATGTGTCGTTCAACGACGGCGTCAACTGGCAGCGGTTCCAGCAGAACCTGCCCGTGACCCCCGTGACTGACCTCATGGTGTATCGCAACGATCTGGTGGTGACCACGCAGGGCCGCGGCTTCTGGATCATGGACAACATGGCGCCGGTGCAGTCGGTGGCCGCCGGCATGGCTTCGGCACCCGCGGCGATTCTTTTCAAGCCCGAGGATGGATTCCGTCAGGGTGGCCGGCTGCCGAGCTTCCAGTATTGGTTCCGTGAGAAGCCGACCGCACCTGTGGAAATCACCGTCACTGATGCGGCCGGCACAGTCGTGCATTCGACCAGTGCGCAGCCGGCCGATCGGCCCGCGCCGACAGTGGCGGCGGCCGCACCGGCGGGCGGCCGTGGGGCACGCGGCGGCGGTGGTGGGGTGGTGGCGGCCGTGGTGGCCGTGGCGGTCCCGGCGGCGGCGCTGCCGCAACGGGATATCAGGGTATGA
- a CDS encoding TonB-dependent receptor has translation MAMLLSFLLGLTCPAEAPTQAPPLPRVTAEVVVTATASPAPTAGVGRTVTVLTRADLERLGMTSIIDSLRLVAGVDPKARGGQDVQTDFSLRGATFGQSLVLIDGVRLNDSQSGHHNGEIPAPLLGIDRIEVVFGPASAVHGADALGGTLHVVTRTDPHTTGLVTAGQHGLVTAQASASGGFMPNGWTLSGWGGRSDGFMFDRDFALGGGSVRGLVGRALTLDLRHQRRAFGANGFYGNSPSKEWTDQTLVSARWARSGDTWTSSARVAGRNHGDHFRWDIARPGFAENRHRTNALDASVQVARRVGARLLVTAGGGAGGDWIASSNLGDRTYARGHGYAEAQWTAGPRVSTQVGVRFDEYSTFGHAWSPSVSVAAWLTPSMRVRASAARGFRIPTFTERFYTDPAHQASDTLLPERGSALDGGIDLMTRGWTFSASPFIRWDQDVIDWVRSVSTDRWRTTNVRDVTTSGVELGATRHVGATLLRVHYSGLRVDAPQLALLSKYVLEYARHSAGLSAATPVGAGVRAALNADYRDRVDGQQYWLIGARLSRTIGKFDAFIEGSNLLDRSFHEVAGVPMPGRWLSVGLRIF, from the coding sequence ATGGCCATGCTTCTATCGTTTCTCCTTGGGCTGACCTGCCCCGCCGAGGCGCCCACCCAGGCTCCCCCGCTGCCGCGCGTGACCGCCGAGGTGGTGGTCACCGCCACCGCGTCGCCGGCGCCCACCGCGGGCGTGGGGCGCACGGTGACCGTACTTACGCGGGCTGACCTGGAGCGGCTCGGCATGACGTCAATCATCGACAGCCTCCGGTTGGTGGCGGGCGTCGATCCCAAGGCGCGCGGTGGCCAGGACGTGCAGACCGACTTCAGCCTGCGGGGCGCCACGTTCGGACAGTCGCTGGTCCTGATCGACGGCGTCCGGCTGAATGACAGCCAGAGCGGCCACCACAACGGCGAGATCCCGGCCCCCCTGCTCGGCATCGATCGAATCGAGGTGGTCTTTGGCCCCGCCTCGGCGGTGCATGGCGCAGACGCGCTGGGAGGCACGCTTCACGTCGTCACGCGTACCGACCCGCACACCACAGGGCTTGTCACCGCCGGCCAGCACGGACTGGTCACCGCCCAGGCGTCAGCCTCGGGTGGTTTCATGCCCAACGGATGGACACTGTCCGGCTGGGGAGGCCGAAGTGACGGCTTCATGTTCGATCGTGATTTTGCATTGGGCGGCGGCAGCGTGCGCGGCCTCGTCGGCCGGGCGCTGACGCTTGACCTGCGGCATCAGCGCCGGGCGTTTGGGGCCAATGGCTTTTACGGCAACTCCCCGTCGAAGGAATGGACCGACCAGACCCTCGTGTCGGCACGATGGGCCCGGAGTGGCGACACCTGGACGTCGTCGGCCCGCGTCGCCGGGCGCAATCACGGCGACCACTTCCGCTGGGATATCGCCCGGCCGGGATTTGCCGAGAACCGCCATCGTACAAACGCGCTGGATGCATCCGTGCAAGTGGCCCGACGGGTAGGTGCACGGCTGCTCGTCACCGCTGGGGGCGGCGCCGGTGGAGACTGGATCGCGTCGTCCAACCTTGGTGATCGCACATACGCGCGCGGACATGGATACGCTGAAGCGCAATGGACGGCTGGACCGCGAGTCTCGACGCAGGTTGGCGTGCGCTTCGACGAGTACTCGACCTTTGGCCATGCGTGGAGTCCATCCGTGTCGGTGGCCGCGTGGCTGACGCCGTCCATGCGCGTGCGGGCATCGGCGGCGCGGGGCTTCCGCATTCCGACGTTCACCGAACGCTTTTACACCGACCCGGCCCATCAGGCGAGCGACACGCTCCTGCCCGAGCGCGGTTCGGCGCTTGATGGCGGCATCGACCTCATGACACGCGGCTGGACCTTTTCTGCCTCGCCATTCATCCGGTGGGATCAGGACGTCATTGACTGGGTTCGCAGCGTGTCCACCGACCGGTGGCGCACCACAAACGTGCGCGACGTCACCACGTCTGGCGTTGAACTGGGCGCCACGCGCCACGTCGGCGCCACGCTGCTGCGCGTGCACTACTCCGGGTTACGCGTTGACGCGCCGCAACTTGCGTTGTTGTCCAAGTACGTCCTCGAGTACGCCCGGCACTCAGCCGGTCTCTCAGCGGCCACGCCGGTCGGCGCCGGTGTGCGCGCCGCGCTCAACGCGGACTACCGGGATCGTGTGGATGGGCAGCAGTACTGGCTGATCGGCGCACGGCTCAGCCGCACCATAGGCAAGTTCGATGCCTTCATCGAAGGCAGTAACCTGCTGGACCGGTCGTTTCACGAAGTGGCCGGCGTGCCGATGCCTGGCCGATGGCTGTCAGTGGGACTGCGGATCTTCTAG